The Ralstonia sp. RRA genomic interval ACTCCCGGTAGGTTTTCGCAGGAGCCACTTGCGCCGTTTTTATAAATTTAGCTTCAATTAATTCAGATAAAAGTGCAATTGATATCAGTCTTGCTGTGTTCTTGTGCATGCGGTTTCTCACTGTCGCGGCAAGCATGCGACCGGCTTACACCATGCGCTGGCCACCCCACAGCAATTGCTCGTAGATGAAGCACTGCAGCAGCATTTTTTGCGCCGCTACCAACTCGATGAACTCCACGCCGTATTGGTACGTGTTGGGCAAATCGGCGGGCTTCTCGCTGCGGATGAGCGTCGCGGCCACCAGCTCTGAGTGGTAGTCGCGCGTCTTCACACGAAAGCGCAGACGTGCGGGCGCACCGCTGACTTCCAGCCGATGCGCAGAGCGGAATGACGCCCCTGTCGTGCTGATGTCGGAGATATGGATCATGCGCGGCGGCTCGCCGCTCACCAGCATCTTGCCGACCACGTTGGTGCGCACGCGCAGCGATTTGCGCAACGTGCGGTTCTTGATCCGCCGCGGCGGTGACAGCACCACGTATTCAAAGGGGATGCGACACACCGCCATCACCGTGCATTCGAAACTGGCGATGCCCTCGCCCGAGAACGCATGGATCTCCAGCAGTTCGTCCTTGACGGGCATGACCGCGCGGCCGCTGTCGGTCGGCATGGTGATGAGCAGGTGGCGCTGCGGGCTGTAGCCCATCACGCGCGCCGCTCCCTTGCTTTGCCCAGCGCCTGCTGTCAGGCGTACGGTGAGCATGCCGCCCGGGCGCAGGCCCAGCAGCTCCATGGCGATGTTGCGTTCTCCGTCGGGGTCCTCACCCACCATGTCGGGGAACACTGTGTTCGGAAACTGCGTGTTGGCAAACGCGGGCGCCGGCTGCGGCGAGCCATCCGCCTGGCGATGCGGACGATGCAGCGTGAACAGCAGATCGATCTCCTCCAGCGAGTGGATGACGTCGCCTTTGGGTACGAGCAGTTGCCCGTCGGCGTCCAGCATCGGCCACGGCAGGGGGATTGCAAGCG includes:
- a CDS encoding flagellar brake protein; this translates as MLELQPLDIPLAIPLPWPMLDADGQLLVPKGDVIHSLEEIDLLFTLHRPHRQADGSPQPAPAFANTQFPNTVFPDMVGEDPDGERNIAMELLGLRPGGMLTVRLTAGAGQSKGAARVMGYSPQRHLLITMPTDSGRAVMPVKDELLEIHAFSGEGIASFECTVMAVCRIPFEYVVLSPPRRIKNRTLRKSLRVRTNVVGKMLVSGEPPRMIHISDISTTGASFRSAHRLEVSGAPARLRFRVKTRDYHSELVAATLIRSEKPADLPNTYQYGVEFIELVAAQKMLLQCFIYEQLLWGGQRMV